A window of Ananas comosus cultivar F153 linkage group 4, ASM154086v1, whole genome shotgun sequence contains these coding sequences:
- the LOC109709703 gene encoding translin-associated protein X: protein MLCFFLRYRFLYSPLMATAKHQRLHQIAGASLAGSAKKPKTMMDSAMKEEFAKHADYLNALNDKRERVVKASRDVTMNSKKVIFQVHRISKHNKEEVLSKAENDLASVTDQYMSRLVKELQGTDFWKLRRAYTFAVQEYVEAATFCRFCKTGTLLNLAEINASLLALSDKDVEPLQINVLDYLLGVADLTGELMRLAIGRISDGEVEYAEQICKFVRDIYRELTLLEPMMDDNIEMKKKMETMLQSVVKIENACFGVHVRGSEYIPLLGSSDPDYSFLGVPDFE from the exons ATGCTGTGCTTCTTCCTCCGCTACCGCTTCCTCTACTCCCCTCTCATGGCGACGGCGAAGCACCAACGCCTCCACCAAA TCGCGGGAGCGTCGCTCGCGGGCTCCGCGAAGAAGCCGAAGACGATGATGGACTCCGCCATGAAGGAGGAGTTCGCCAAACACGCCGATTACCTCAACGCGCTG AATGACAAGAGGGAGAGAGTTGTAAAGGCTAGTCGCGATGTGACGATGAACAGCAAGAAGGTCATATTTCAGGTTCACAG AATCAGTAAACATAACAAAGAAGAAGTTCTATCCAAGGCAGAGAACGATCTCGCTTCTGTAACGGACCAATATATGTCAAGATTAGTAAAAGAGTTGCAAGGGACCGACTTTTGGAAGCTTAGACGGGCCTATACCTTTGCA GTACAGGAGTATGTCGAAGCTGCTACATTTTGTAGATTTTGCAAGACTGGCACTCTATTGAATCTCGCAGAAATTAATGCTTCTTTGTTAGCATTGAGTGATAAGGATGTTGAGCCATTGCAGATAAATGTTCTTGACTACCTTTTGGGG GTTGCAGATTTGACCGGAGAGCTAATGCGACTGGCCATTGGTCGAATATCCGACGGAGAAGTCGAATATGCAGAGCAGATATGCAAGTTTGTACGTGACATATACAGGGAACTTACCCTGCTAGAACCTATGATGGATGACAACATTgagatgaagaagaaaatggAAACGATGCTTCAAAGTGTTGTCAAAATTGAAAATG CTTGTTTCGGTGTTCATGTGAGAGGATCAGAATACATTCCTTTGCTTGGATCCAGTGATCCTGATTACTCCTTTCTGGGTGTACCGGACTTCGAATAA